One stretch of Marinobacterium iners DNA includes these proteins:
- a CDS encoding IS110 family transposase gives MNIIRVGVDIAKSVFHVHGVDRYGQTRWQGKYSRNKWLDAVSRKVPVGAEIGMEACASSHHWARELQSRGYHVRLIAAQFVKPYVKSNKNDRVDAEAICEAMSRPNMRFVAPKTVAQQDIQAAHRIREELVGQRTAKANQIRGLVGEYGIIAPVGIQQLRRALPGWLEDAENGLSDSFRILLNGLAEDLRHLDDRIQALDDRISDSVKQDPVAKRLMTLRGVGPLTASALSGALGDGKAFRKGRDFAASLGLTPRQHSTGGRDRLLGISKRGDSYLRKLLVHGARAVLRHVEGKDDGLSHWLKALVARKHANVATVALANKTARIAWALVHNDTGYDESLAAANR, from the coding sequence ATGAATATTATCCGCGTCGGTGTTGATATTGCCAAGTCAGTGTTTCACGTTCACGGCGTAGACCGTTATGGCCAAACGCGATGGCAAGGCAAGTATTCTCGCAATAAGTGGCTTGACGCTGTGAGCCGGAAAGTACCCGTCGGCGCCGAGATTGGCATGGAAGCTTGCGCCTCATCTCATCACTGGGCGCGTGAGCTACAAAGCCGAGGCTATCATGTCAGGTTGATCGCGGCTCAGTTTGTCAAGCCCTACGTCAAGAGTAACAAGAACGATCGGGTTGACGCGGAAGCGATCTGTGAAGCCATGAGTCGTCCTAACATGCGGTTTGTTGCCCCCAAGACGGTTGCTCAACAAGACATTCAGGCCGCTCACCGTATTCGGGAAGAGCTTGTAGGGCAGCGGACGGCTAAAGCTAACCAGATACGAGGACTGGTTGGCGAGTATGGGATTATTGCGCCAGTGGGCATCCAACAGCTTCGCCGCGCCTTACCAGGATGGCTGGAAGATGCTGAAAACGGACTTAGCGATAGTTTCCGCATTCTGCTGAATGGGCTGGCGGAAGATCTCCGCCACCTTGATGACCGCATTCAAGCGCTTGATGATCGGATCAGTGACAGTGTTAAGCAGGATCCTGTGGCGAAGCGCTTGATGACGTTGCGAGGCGTGGGGCCGCTTACAGCCAGTGCCTTGTCAGGTGCTCTGGGCGACGGGAAGGCCTTCCGCAAAGGGCGCGACTTTGCCGCCTCTCTGGGGTTGACGCCTCGGCAGCACAGCACTGGGGGACGTGATCGTTTACTGGGAATCAGTAAGCGTGGCGACAGTTACCTGCGCAAGCTGCTCGTTCACGGGGCACGGGCTGTGCTACGTCATGTTGAGGGCAAAGACGATGGATTAAGTCATTGGCTGAAAGCCCTGGTCGCTCGGAAGCATGCCAATGTGGCAACGGTAGCCTTGGCCAATAAGACGGCCCGCATTGCCTGGGCGCTGGTACATAACGATACGGGCTATGACGAGAGCCTGGCTGCGGCCAACCGGTGA
- the metG gene encoding methionine--tRNA ligase yields MSDSKRKILVTSALPYANGPIHLGHLVEYIQTDIWVRFQKQRGHQCTYVCADDAHGTPIMLKADQLGKSPQELIDQVSAEHQRDFAGFMVNFDNYYSTHSEENRHFSALIYERLRDAGHITRRTITQAYDPVKNMFLPDRFIKGDCPKCGAKDQYGDSCEACGATYQPTELKNAYSAVSGATPIEKESEHFFFKLGDFEDFLRTWVNEHVQSQMIHKLNEWFESGLQEWDISRDAPYWGFEIPDAPGKYFYVWMDAPIGYMASFKNWCDKNGVDFDEYWKQDSDAELYHFIGKDIAYFHTLFWPAELKGAGFRTPTGVFCHGFLTVNGQKMSKSRGTFIMAETYLKHLRPEYLRYYFAAKLGSGIDDIDLSLEDFRYRVNADLVNKVVNIASRCAGFIQKKFDGMLDSELTYASLYHEAVAAGHGIAEAYEKREYARAMREIMHIADKANQYIDNAEPWVLAKQEGKEAEVQASCTLGINLFRVIISYLAPVLPEVAKEACEFLNIDTLAWDAIEKPLLSHKINKFKPLMQRVDEATIEKLIEDSRQSLEAQPQVQAAQPKAEVTQNMEPIADTIEFPDFAKIDLRVAKIAKAEHVEGADKLLRLTLDLGGETRNVFAGIKSAYKPEDLEGKLTVMVANLAPRKMKFGMSEGMVLAAGPGGEDLWILEPHEGAQPGMRIK; encoded by the coding sequence ATGTCCGACAGCAAGCGCAAGATTCTCGTCACCAGTGCCCTGCCCTACGCCAACGGTCCCATCCATCTGGGCCATCTGGTGGAGTATATCCAGACTGATATCTGGGTTCGTTTCCAGAAGCAGCGTGGCCATCAGTGTACCTACGTCTGTGCCGATGACGCCCACGGTACGCCGATCATGCTCAAGGCCGACCAGCTGGGCAAGAGCCCGCAGGAACTGATCGACCAGGTCAGCGCCGAGCACCAGCGCGACTTCGCCGGCTTCATGGTCAACTTCGACAACTACTACTCTACCCACTCGGAAGAGAACCGCCACTTCTCCGCGCTGATCTACGAGCGCCTGCGCGATGCCGGTCATATCACCCGCCGCACCATCACCCAGGCCTATGACCCGGTGAAGAACATGTTCCTGCCGGACCGCTTCATCAAGGGCGACTGCCCGAAATGCGGCGCCAAGGACCAGTATGGCGACTCCTGCGAAGCCTGTGGCGCCACCTATCAGCCCACCGAGCTGAAAAACGCCTATTCCGCCGTGTCCGGTGCCACCCCAATCGAGAAAGAGTCCGAGCACTTCTTCTTCAAGCTGGGTGACTTTGAAGACTTCCTGCGCACCTGGGTCAACGAGCACGTTCAGAGCCAGATGATCCACAAGCTCAACGAGTGGTTCGAGTCTGGTCTGCAGGAGTGGGACATCTCCCGCGATGCGCCCTACTGGGGCTTCGAAATCCCCGACGCGCCGGGCAAGTACTTCTACGTCTGGATGGATGCACCGATCGGCTATATGGCCAGCTTCAAGAACTGGTGTGACAAGAACGGCGTCGACTTCGATGAATACTGGAAACAGGATTCCGATGCCGAGTTGTATCACTTCATCGGCAAGGATATCGCCTACTTCCACACCCTGTTCTGGCCGGCCGAGCTGAAAGGTGCGGGCTTCCGCACCCCAACGGGCGTGTTCTGCCACGGTTTCTTGACCGTCAATGGTCAGAAGATGTCCAAGTCCCGCGGCACCTTCATCATGGCCGAAACCTACCTGAAGCACCTGCGCCCGGAATACCTGCGCTACTACTTCGCGGCCAAGCTGGGCTCCGGCATTGATGATATCGACCTGAGCCTTGAAGACTTCCGTTACCGCGTCAATGCCGATCTGGTCAACAAGGTGGTCAACATCGCCAGCCGTTGCGCCGGCTTCATTCAGAAGAAGTTCGACGGCATGCTTGACTCCGAGCTGACCTACGCGTCGCTGTACCATGAAGCAGTTGCCGCCGGTCACGGCATTGCCGAGGCGTACGAAAAGCGTGAATACGCCCGCGCCATGCGTGAAATCATGCACATCGCCGACAAGGCCAACCAGTACATTGATAATGCAGAGCCCTGGGTACTGGCCAAACAGGAAGGCAAGGAAGCCGAGGTACAGGCCAGCTGCACGCTGGGCATCAACCTGTTCCGCGTGATCATCAGCTACCTGGCCCCGGTACTGCCGGAGGTGGCCAAGGAGGCCTGTGAGTTCCTCAACATCGACACTCTGGCCTGGGATGCGATCGAGAAACCGCTGCTGAGCCACAAAATCAACAAGTTCAAGCCGCTGATGCAGCGCGTGGATGAAGCTACCATCGAGAAGCTGATTGAAGATTCTCGCCAGAGCCTGGAAGCCCAACCACAGGTTCAGGCGGCACAACCAAAGGCTGAAGTGACGCAGAACATGGAACCGATCGCCGACACCATCGAGTTCCCCGACTTCGCCAAGATCGACCTGCGGGTGGCCAAAATCGCCAAGGCGGAACACGTTGAAGGCGCCGACAAGCTGCTGCGTCTGACCCTGGACCTGGGCGGCGAAACCCGCAACGTCTTCGCCGGCATCAAGTCCGCCTACAAGCCGGAAGATCTGGAAGGCAAACTGACCGTCATGGTCGCCAACCTGGCCCCGCGCAAGATGAAATTCGGCATGTCGGAAGGCATGGTGCTTGCGGCTGGACCAGGTGGTGAGGATCTGTGGATTCTGGAGCCGCACGAAGGAGCGCAGCCGGGGATGAGAATCAAGTGA
- a CDS encoding DMT family transporter, with protein sequence MMKKGGSMLFFWLSLAFVAGMMMPLQAGVNSTLALHSQGAIWASFISFLIGTLALFVIVVGMRFEWPLLSDLRQAPWWAWTGGFMGALFVSTGVFLAPRIGAATMIALFVAGQLITSVILDHLGWATFPQFDITLGRVLGVAFLLVGVVLIRFY encoded by the coding sequence ATGATGAAGAAAGGAGGCTCCATGCTGTTTTTCTGGCTTTCGCTGGCGTTTGTGGCCGGCATGATGATGCCCCTGCAGGCCGGTGTGAACAGCACGTTGGCGCTGCACAGCCAAGGAGCGATATGGGCGTCCTTTATCTCGTTTCTGATTGGTACACTGGCGCTGTTTGTGATCGTCGTAGGGATGCGGTTTGAATGGCCGTTGCTGAGTGATCTCAGGCAGGCGCCCTGGTGGGCTTGGACAGGCGGTTTCATGGGGGCGCTGTTTGTCTCTACCGGTGTCTTTCTGGCGCCGCGTATCGGTGCTGCCACCATGATCGCCCTGTTTGTAGCCGGTCAGCTGATTACCTCGGTGATTCTCGATCATCTCGGCTGGGCGACCTTTCCCCAGTTCGATATCACGTTGGGGCGGGTGCTGGGCGTGGCGTTTCTGCTGGTGGGCGTGGTGCTGATTCGGTTCTATTGA
- a CDS encoding GGDEF domain-containing protein yields the protein MIHRRVGLGLTTKTLGMTLLILALIIGVTAIMSRAFERLHDQVDTLTSTEMENLMTSVRLVQQAESLNSLGFGLSVANNHTERRQALINLTDRTLWVNQLTDRLAQQGGNPDLINQVRETQAQLQSNIAELNELVSQRIDTGRQTGLERQIRALSHNNRELAGQLAILMGYFSATMRQQMVMQSEQLAAEINVQQRNLIALALLLLVFALLAGVYFEVVVVRRILQMQRNVSAPVVDVDAFDTHGGDEISSLAKTVRSYVQRIQYQEARMREAHQELTFLAEHDVLTGLANRRHFQAAARRLLRQSYQPLCVAIGDIDHFKKVNDRFGHATGDQVLIEVSRQLSEGLRESDILARFGGEEFAIILTTGSLEAGYQVLDKLRSLIAEKPFLSSQKHEIHLSMSFGVALVDATVLQSETDDQLTESLLDAALHAADKALYDAKRQGRNKVALAPKTVYAQAI from the coding sequence ATGATCCACCGGCGGGTCGGTCTTGGTCTGACCACCAAGACGCTGGGCATGACCCTGCTGATCCTCGCCCTGATTATCGGTGTTACGGCCATCATGAGCCGTGCCTTCGAGCGCTTGCACGATCAGGTAGACACGCTCACCAGTACCGAAATGGAAAACCTGATGACCTCAGTGCGACTGGTGCAACAGGCCGAGTCGCTGAACAGCCTTGGCTTTGGCCTGTCTGTTGCCAACAACCACACCGAGCGACGTCAGGCACTGATAAATCTGACCGATCGAACCCTCTGGGTAAACCAGCTGACCGACCGCCTTGCCCAGCAGGGTGGCAACCCTGATCTGATCAATCAGGTCCGCGAGACACAAGCACAGCTGCAGAGCAACATTGCCGAACTGAATGAGCTGGTCAGCCAGCGCATCGATACCGGGCGCCAAACGGGGCTTGAGCGCCAAATCAGAGCCCTGTCACACAACAACCGTGAACTGGCCGGGCAACTGGCTATACTGATGGGCTACTTTTCCGCCACCATGCGCCAACAGATGGTGATGCAAAGCGAGCAGCTTGCCGCCGAGATCAATGTCCAGCAACGCAATCTGATCGCACTTGCCCTGTTGCTGCTGGTCTTTGCCTTGTTGGCCGGGGTTTATTTCGAGGTCGTGGTGGTGAGGCGCATCCTGCAGATGCAGCGCAATGTGAGCGCCCCGGTTGTTGATGTTGATGCCTTTGATACTCATGGTGGCGATGAAATTTCCAGTCTGGCCAAAACCGTGCGCAGTTACGTCCAGCGCATACAGTATCAGGAAGCTCGCATGCGCGAAGCACATCAGGAGCTGACCTTTCTGGCTGAGCACGATGTCTTGACCGGTCTTGCTAACCGTCGTCATTTTCAGGCGGCCGCCCGACGTCTGCTGCGTCAGAGCTACCAACCATTATGTGTGGCTATTGGTGATATTGATCACTTCAAGAAGGTCAATGACCGGTTCGGTCATGCCACCGGGGATCAGGTCTTGATTGAAGTATCCCGGCAATTATCCGAAGGGCTGAGGGAAAGCGATATTCTGGCTCGATTCGGCGGTGAGGAGTTTGCCATTATTCTGACGACAGGCTCCCTGGAAGCTGGTTATCAGGTACTCGACAAGCTGCGAAGCCTGATTGCTGAGAAGCCGTTTTTATCCAGTCAGAAGCACGAAATTCACCTGAGCATGAGTTTTGGAGTTGCCCTGGTTGATGCAACAGTTCTTCAGAGCGAGACAGATGACCAACTGACCGAAAGCCTGCTGGATGCGGCACTGCACGCGGCTGACAAGGCTCTCTATGATGCCAAGCGACAGGGCCGGAATAAGGTCGCCTTAGCTCCAAAGACCGTTTATGCGCAGGCTATCTGA
- the trmA gene encoding tRNA (uridine(54)-C5)-methyltransferase TrmA has product MALPRVEPDQYDALLATKKARIEAQFAEFDLPAIEVFTSEPEHYRLRAEFRTWHEGDDLYYVMFDGDKRTPVRLDSCPMVAERIHDVMFELIEVIRLDPVLRFKMFQVDFLSTLSGELLVSLIYHRKLDDEWVERVKPLREQFNIGIIGRSRKQKIVLDNDFVVETLNINGRAYRYQQTENGFTQPNGHVCEKMIEWAIDASAHAGGDLVEFYCGNGNFTLPLAQNFRRVVATEISKVSVRSAEWNIQENGIDNIDVLRMPSEDLSLILKGEKTSRKVQGLALDECDFTTVLVDPPRAGLDEHTVEQICEYPHILYISCNPETLHENLQQISKTHKLERFAIFDQFPYTDHLECGVYLTRR; this is encoded by the coding sequence ATGGCCCTTCCCCGCGTGGAGCCTGATCAGTACGACGCCTTGCTGGCGACCAAGAAAGCCCGTATCGAAGCACAATTTGCCGAATTCGATCTGCCCGCGATCGAGGTGTTTACCTCTGAACCCGAGCATTACCGCCTGCGCGCCGAGTTCCGCACCTGGCATGAGGGCGATGACCTCTATTACGTCATGTTCGACGGTGACAAGCGCACGCCGGTACGGTTGGACAGCTGTCCGATGGTAGCCGAACGCATCCATGACGTGATGTTCGAGCTGATCGAGGTAATTCGCCTCGACCCGGTACTGCGCTTCAAAATGTTTCAGGTCGACTTTCTCAGCACCCTGTCCGGTGAGTTGCTGGTCAGCCTTATCTACCATCGCAAACTGGATGACGAGTGGGTCGAGCGGGTCAAGCCGCTGCGTGAACAGTTCAACATCGGCATTATCGGACGTTCACGCAAGCAGAAGATCGTGCTGGATAACGACTTCGTGGTCGAAACCCTGAACATCAACGGCCGCGCCTACCGTTATCAGCAGACCGAAAACGGCTTTACCCAGCCCAACGGCCATGTCTGCGAAAAGATGATCGAGTGGGCGATTGATGCCAGTGCCCACGCTGGCGGTGATCTGGTGGAATTCTATTGCGGTAACGGAAACTTTACCCTGCCACTGGCGCAGAATTTCCGCCGCGTGGTGGCCACCGAGATCTCCAAGGTATCGGTGCGTTCCGCCGAGTGGAACATTCAGGAAAACGGTATCGATAATATTGACGTACTGCGCATGCCCTCGGAAGATCTGTCACTGATCCTCAAGGGCGAGAAAACCAGTCGTAAGGTGCAAGGGCTGGCGCTGGACGAGTGTGACTTTACCACCGTCCTGGTGGACCCGCCGCGTGCCGGTCTGGATGAGCATACGGTGGAGCAGATCTGCGAATATCCGCATATCCTGTATATCTCCTGCAACCCCGAGACGCTGCACGAAAATCTGCAACAGATCAGCAAAACCCACAAACTGGAGCGGTTTGCGATCTTCGACCAGTTTCCCTACACGGACCATCTGGAGTGCGGTGTCTATCTGACCCGCCGTTGA
- a CDS encoding DUF6482 family protein: protein MKISLEEVKKQIGQIEQLVVRAFESSMYLVQIKLKQGEELLNVCDDKGTIMRFNSQLDAKFQFKGLGITDTVLVHESPYNEMIGMPGGKMDPLQVKLANPDDDYS, encoded by the coding sequence ATGAAGATTTCACTCGAAGAGGTTAAAAAGCAGATCGGCCAGATCGAACAGCTGGTCGTGCGCGCATTTGAAAGCAGCATGTACCTGGTTCAGATCAAACTGAAGCAGGGTGAAGAGCTGCTAAACGTGTGCGATGACAAGGGCACGATCATGCGCTTCAATAGCCAGCTGGACGCCAAGTTTCAGTTCAAGGGGCTGGGGATTACCGACACCGTGCTGGTGCATGAAAGCCCGTACAACGAAATGATCGGTATGCCGGGTGGGAAGATGGATCCGCTGCAGGTGAAACTGGCGAATCCGGATGACGACTACTCCTAA
- a CDS encoding OmpP1/FadL family transporter — MNKLHPLAAAIALATLPLTAEATNGYFTHGNSIKAQGMAGVSYAMAHDSISAASNPAALTVLGDQFDLGVTWFKPERDARISGNPAFNGQYDGNGDKSFWIPELGFSRQHSERLAYGVAMYANGGMNTSYANNPYAGAGATGDAGVDLSQLFVTSSVGYRLTERHSVGVGLTYVYQMFEARGVNGPAFESMSSNPAALSDNGHDSSDGFGLKLGWQGQVTDTLTLAASWSSKIKTDSFSDYRGLFAEQGGFDVPETYGLGFAWQMNPQWTLAGDWQRINYSDVASVGNPLIPITQLGQDNGSGFGWQDINVYKLGVSYDWSSRLTFRAGYSYADQPVPSSETFFNILAPGVVQEHVSLGASWRPSPVQELTFAYTRALEESVEGNGSLAAFGGGEADLSMSQDILGLAWSYRF, encoded by the coding sequence GTGAACAAACTGCATCCCCTTGCCGCGGCCATTGCGCTGGCAACCCTGCCGCTGACTGCTGAAGCAACCAACGGTTACTTCACCCACGGTAACAGCATCAAGGCCCAGGGGATGGCCGGTGTCAGCTATGCGATGGCGCACGACAGCATTTCGGCCGCAAGCAATCCGGCTGCGCTTACGGTATTGGGAGATCAGTTTGATCTGGGTGTCACCTGGTTCAAGCCGGAACGCGATGCGCGTATCAGCGGCAACCCGGCATTCAATGGTCAGTATGACGGCAACGGTGACAAAAGCTTCTGGATACCTGAGCTGGGCTTCAGTCGCCAGCACTCGGAGCGCCTGGCCTACGGTGTGGCCATGTATGCCAATGGTGGCATGAATACCTCCTATGCCAACAACCCCTATGCAGGCGCTGGCGCAACTGGCGATGCAGGGGTGGATCTTTCCCAGCTGTTTGTCACCTCATCCGTGGGCTATCGACTGACCGAGCGCCACAGTGTGGGTGTCGGCCTGACCTATGTGTATCAGATGTTTGAAGCCCGAGGCGTCAATGGTCCAGCCTTCGAAAGCATGTCTTCAAATCCTGCCGCCTTGAGTGACAATGGCCACGACAGCTCAGACGGTTTCGGTCTTAAGCTCGGCTGGCAGGGGCAGGTGACCGATACTCTGACACTGGCTGCCAGCTGGTCATCCAAAATCAAGACCGACAGCTTCAGCGATTACCGTGGTCTGTTTGCTGAACAGGGTGGCTTTGATGTACCGGAAACCTATGGTCTCGGCTTTGCCTGGCAGATGAATCCGCAGTGGACCCTGGCGGGTGATTGGCAGCGCATCAACTACAGTGACGTGGCCTCAGTGGGCAACCCGCTGATTCCGATTACACAGTTGGGGCAGGATAACGGCTCGGGTTTTGGCTGGCAGGATATCAATGTCTACAAGCTGGGTGTCAGCTATGACTGGTCAAGCCGCCTGACGTTTAGGGCCGGTTACAGCTACGCGGACCAGCCGGTGCCGAGCAGTGAGACCTTTTTCAATATTCTGGCACCAGGTGTGGTGCAGGAACATGTCAGTCTGGGTGCCAGCTGGCGGCCGTCTCCAGTGCAGGAACTGACATTCGCTTATACACGAGCACTTGAAGAGTCTGTCGAAGGTAACGGTTCTCTTGCCGCATTTGGTGGCGGTGAGGCGGACCTGAGCATGAGTCAGGATATTCTGGGGTTGGCCTGGTCCTACCGCTTCTGA
- the rlmE gene encoding 23S rRNA (uridine(2552)-2'-O)-methyltransferase RlmE: MARSKSSARWLDEHVNDPFVKQAQKDGYRSRASYKLLAINEKDKLIRPGMLVIDLGSAPGGWSQVASKLVGTGGKVIASDILPMDSLPDVEFIQGDFTEDSVFEQILQAINDNPVDVVISDMAPNLSGIATADQAASIYLIELALDMAQQVLKPKGSFIAKAFQGEGYEAFVKEVRNHFDTVVIRKPEASRSRSREVYVVGKGFRG; the protein is encoded by the coding sequence ATGGCCCGTTCCAAAAGCAGTGCACGCTGGCTCGATGAGCACGTCAACGATCCTTTCGTCAAACAGGCACAGAAAGACGGTTATCGCTCCCGTGCCAGTTACAAACTGTTGGCGATCAACGAGAAGGACAAACTGATTCGGCCCGGCATGCTGGTGATCGACCTGGGCTCGGCGCCCGGTGGCTGGTCACAGGTCGCCTCCAAACTGGTCGGCACAGGTGGCAAAGTGATCGCATCCGACATTTTGCCAATGGACAGTCTGCCCGATGTGGAGTTTATTCAGGGCGATTTCACCGAAGACAGCGTATTCGAGCAGATTCTGCAGGCGATCAACGACAATCCGGTCGATGTCGTCATTTCGGACATGGCTCCCAACCTGAGCGGTATCGCCACGGCGGATCAGGCGGCCTCCATCTACCTGATCGAACTGGCGCTGGACATGGCACAACAGGTCCTGAAGCCCAAAGGCAGCTTTATTGCCAAGGCGTTTCAAGGTGAGGGCTATGAAGCGTTCGTGAAGGAAGTTCGCAACCACTTTGACACAGTGGTTATTCGCAAACCGGAAGCATCACGTTCACGCTCACGTGAAGTCTACGTGGTAGGCAAGGGCTTCCGTGGTTGA
- a CDS encoding ABC transporter substrate-binding protein, which translates to MRRLSDLFHFACFSVIGRLMLPFLLLCSLPLQASEHIRLGIQLEPPTLDPTVTAAASAGEITWCNLFEGLTLVDGEGLLRPRLARKWHLSEDGLTYTFELHKGVTFHDGSRFNAHVAAFSLNRLLDKNSGNPQQQWFEQVDSVTAQSDEHLIITLKRPDAMLPFALSLPAAVMVHPNTVANNSEHPVGTGPFRFDRWKKGHSVTLKRNIDYWGKPPYLHQAQFLFMQTTVGTENILAEGLVDGLLSVTRVGNRFMIRPDYRMSARKLQSKMILAINNARPPFNDLRVRRALSHAIDRNRVSKLYGAQFVPELIGTHFPPSHPAYVDLVDRYPFDRLLARQLLSAAEVPEGQTLTLTIPPTDYGRYGGLMIADDLEAVGFRVKLEQVDWSTWMERVFRQKDYELTLIMHVEPMDLNIYARDDYYFNYDNAAFKAIWERVLNARTEDELHRLLGEAQRRITEDAVNVYLFMRPEQNLMHRDLEGMWEKSPIPSFVLEDIRWKDQKR; encoded by the coding sequence ATGCGCAGGCTATCTGATCTGTTTCATTTCGCCTGTTTCAGCGTCATTGGCAGGTTGATGCTGCCATTTCTGCTGCTGTGCAGCCTGCCTCTGCAGGCCAGTGAGCATATTCGGCTTGGTATTCAGCTGGAACCGCCCACTCTCGACCCTACCGTTACTGCCGCCGCCTCGGCTGGCGAGATCACCTGGTGCAATCTGTTCGAGGGCCTCACGCTGGTCGATGGTGAAGGTCTTTTGAGGCCGCGACTGGCACGTAAATGGCACCTGTCCGAAGATGGACTGACCTATACCTTCGAGCTGCACAAGGGCGTGACTTTTCACGACGGCAGCCGCTTCAATGCCCATGTGGCCGCCTTTTCCCTCAATCGACTGCTGGATAAAAACAGCGGCAACCCTCAGCAACAATGGTTTGAGCAAGTCGATAGTGTCACCGCTCAGAGTGACGAGCACCTCATCATCACGCTCAAACGGCCCGACGCCATGCTGCCCTTCGCCCTGTCACTGCCTGCAGCCGTCATGGTTCACCCGAACACCGTTGCAAACAACAGCGAACACCCAGTCGGCACCGGTCCCTTCCGCTTCGACCGCTGGAAGAAAGGGCACTCCGTCACCCTGAAACGCAACATTGATTACTGGGGCAAGCCACCTTACCTGCACCAGGCACAGTTTCTGTTCATGCAGACCACAGTAGGCACCGAGAACATTCTGGCCGAAGGGCTGGTCGATGGACTGCTGAGCGTTACCCGAGTTGGCAACCGTTTCATGATTCGACCCGATTACCGCATGAGCGCACGCAAACTGCAGAGCAAGATGATTCTGGCGATCAACAATGCGCGCCCGCCATTCAACGATTTGCGCGTGCGCCGTGCTCTGTCACACGCCATTGACCGCAACCGCGTCAGCAAACTGTACGGTGCTCAATTCGTGCCGGAACTTATTGGTACACATTTCCCGCCTTCACACCCTGCCTATGTGGATCTGGTAGACCGCTACCCCTTCGACCGGTTACTGGCCCGTCAGCTACTGAGTGCGGCCGAAGTACCTGAAGGCCAGACACTCACACTGACAATTCCCCCGACCGATTATGGCCGTTACGGTGGCTTGATGATTGCGGATGATCTGGAAGCGGTCGGGTTCAGAGTCAAGCTGGAGCAGGTAGACTGGAGCACATGGATGGAGAGGGTATTCCGGCAGAAGGATTACGAACTGACGCTTATCATGCATGTCGAGCCCATGGATCTGAACATCTATGCTCGTGACGACTACTACTTCAATTATGACAACGCCGCGTTCAAAGCGATTTGGGAGCGGGTACTGAATGCACGTACTGAAGATGAACTACACCGACTGCTTGGTGAGGCCCAGCGCCGCATCACTGAAGATGCAGTGAATGTGTATCTGTTCATGCGCCCGGAACAGAACCTGATGCACCGGGACCTGGAAGGGATGTGGGAAAAGAGCCCCATCCCCTCCTTCGTGCTGGAAGATATCCGCTGGAAAGATCAGAAGCGGTAG